One Danio rerio strain Tuebingen ecotype United States chromosome 9, GRCz12tu, whole genome shotgun sequence genomic region harbors:
- the txndc9 gene encoding thioredoxin domain-containing protein 9: protein MASQSMDIVAKALEQQVLQSARMVEEQLDAELEKLERMDEDELELLKERRLEALKKAQKQKQEWISKGHGEYREIPSEKDFFPEVKESKSVVCHFYRDSTFRCKILDKHLAILAKKHLETKFIKLNVEKAPFLTERLRIKVIPTLALVKDGKTKDYIVGFSDLGNTDEFPTEMLEWRLGCSDIINYSGNLLEPPTVGQKTGSKFTKVEKKTIRGKAYDSDSESDED from the exons ATGGCCAGTCAGTCGATGGATATTGTAGCGAAGGCTCTGGAGCAGCAGGTGCTTCAGTCAGCACGGATGGTGGAGGAGCAGCTGGATGCTGAGCTGGAGAAGCTGGAGCGCATGGATGAAGACGAGCTGGAGCTGCTGAAGGAGAGAAGACTCGAGGCCCTTAAGAAAGCTCAGAAACAGAAGCAG GAGTGGATCTCTAAAGGGCATGGTGAATACAGAGAGATCCCAAGTGAGAAAGACTTCTTTCCAGAGGTGAAAGAAAGCAAAAGTGTGGTCTGTCATTTCTACAGAGACTCCACCTTCAG ATGCAAGATTTTGGACAAGCACCTAGCTATTTTGGCTAAGAAGCATCTGGAAACGAAGTTCATCAAGCTGAATGTGGAGAAGGCTCCTTTCCTTACAGAGAGGCTGAGGATTAAAGTCATTCCAACATTGGCACTGGTGAAGGACGGCAAGACCAAAGATTATATTGTGGGTTTCAGCGATCTGGGCAACACCGATGAGTTTCCTACCGAAATGCTGGAGTGGAGACTGGGCTGTTCTGACATCATAAACTACAG TGGGAATCTTCTGGAGCCGCCAACAGTTGGACAGAAGACAGGGTCAAAGTTCACCAAAGTGGAGAAAAAGACCATCAGAGGGAAAGCCTATGACTCGGACTCTGAATCTGATGAAGATTAG
- the mrpl30 gene encoding large ribosomal subunit protein uL30m, whose translation MAGLYRALLTSASNVSKNLTQVSPCRTKFTKSRISPQVFEERAKEHDKYGGDPEQPHKLHIVTRVKSTMRRPYWEKKVVKSLGLMKSHEPRVHKNTPSVNNLLKIIKHLVRIEPLKLPHGLPAEEDMANTHLNSRGELVVKRLLKPLEKKAIES comes from the exons ATGGCAGGACTGTATCGAGCTCTTCTGACATCTGCCTCCAATGTTTCAAAG AATTTGACACAAGTCTCTCCATGTCGAACTAAATTCACGAAGAGTCGCATCTCTCCACAG GTGTTTGAGGAGCGAGCCAAAGAGCATGACAAGTATGGGGGAGACCCAGAGCAGCCACATAAACTGCATATAGTGACACGGGTGAAGAGCACGATGAGACGGCCATACTGGGAAAAGAAAGTGGTGAAGAGTTTGGGGCTCATGAAG TCACATGAGCCCCGTGTCCACAAGAACACCCCCTCAGTGAACAATCTACTCAAAATCATCAAGCATCTGGTTAG GATTGAGCCACTCAAGCTTCCTCATGGATTACCGGCTGAAGAAGACATGGCCAACACACATCTGAACAGCAGAGGAGAGCTGGTGGTCAAACGTCTCCTCAAACCACTGGAGAAAAAGGCCATTGAGTCATAG
- the zgc:162944 gene encoding uncharacterized protein LOC569993, protein MGKRVAVVLAGCGVFDGSEIHEASAVLVHLSRQQATVKMFAPNTDQMHVVDHLKGSPTEEKRNVLVESARLARGEIEDLSQLNVKDLDAIIFPGGFGAAKNLCSWAVDGKDCSVNDQVKAVLQAFHAEKKPIGLCCISPVLAAKVFPGCEVTVGHVTDERYPGVPDTAEAITQLGCKHICKHVDEAHVDEKNKIVTTCAFMCNAPLHEIHDGIGVMVQEVLKLA, encoded by the exons ATGGGGAAGCGTGTAGCTGTCGTGCTGGCGGGCTGCGGAGTGTTTGATGGAAGTGAAATCCATGAGGCGTCTGCGGTTCTGGTTCATCTGAGCCGTCAGCAAGCCACT GTCAAGATGTTTGCACCCAACACTGACCAAATGCACGTTGTGGATCATCTGAAAGGCTCTCCAACAGAGGAGAAGAGAAATGTGCTTGTGGAAAGTGCCAGACTGGCCCGGGGTGAAATTGAAGACCTCAGCCAGCTCAATGTGAAGGATCTGGATGCCATCATCTTCCCTG GTGGTTTTGGAGCAGCCAAGAATTTGTGCAGCTGGGCAGTGGATGGCAAAGACTGCTCAGTCAATGATCAGGTGAAAGCAGTGCTTCAGGCCTTTCATGCTGAGAAGAAGCCCATCGGCCTGTGCTGCATCTCACCAGTGCTGGCGGCCAAAGTTTTCCCTGGCTGTGAAGTGACCGTTGGTCATGTCACAGATGAGAG GTATCCTGGTGTTCCGGACACAGCTGAAGCTATTACTCAGCTGGGCTGCAAGCACATATGTAAGCATGTGGATGAGGCTCATGTTGATGAGAAAAATAAGATCGTCACCACCTGTGCTTTCATGTGCAACGCTCCACTGCATGAAATACATGATGGCATTGGAGTGATGGTGCAGGAGGTGCTGAAGCTTGCCTGA
- the acod1 gene encoding cis-aconitate decarboxylase → MIRKSVTDSFGAAVSCLSTSHLTDEVIRRSKRMILDTLGVGLIGTRTPVFNTVLQCSQRQQALENSKVWGRPGSSLPPQYAAFVNGVAVHSMDFDDTWHPATHPSGAVLPALLALAETLPVKPSGLELLLAFNVGIEIQGRLLRFSKEAHNIPKRFHPPAVVGVMGSAAATAKLLRLPAAQSIAALAIACSSAGAPMANAATQTKPLHMGNAARGGLEASQLALFGLVGNTHILDLPSGFGSFYPDYVPHPLAEVTPNSHYRWVLEEQDIAQKRFPAHLGMHWVADAAIEARAKFLDKHPNADLSQIKKITLRVPSSRYVDCPLPVTEHQARHSFQFNCCTALLDGEVNVQSFSRAQMNRSVLKELLLKVELENPQDNHSSFQKMYCEITVLSTQGEMFTARCDTFYGHWRKPLSQEDLLKKFRLNASSVLPNEVLEEIIYAVDHLDTNQDCSKLWSYMHFNKHMVQRDERRCFALA, encoded by the exons ATGATCCGAAAG AGTGTTACGGACAGTTTTGGGGCAGCCGTGTCCTGTCTGAGCACATCCCATCTGACAGATGAAGTGATCCGAAGGAGCAAGCGGATGATTCTGGACACACTGGGAGTGGGTTTGATTGGAACCAGAACACCGGTCTTTAACACCGTGCTTCAGTGCAGCCAA AGGCAGCAAGCGCTGGAGAACAGCAAGGTCTGGGGAAGACCAGGATCATCTCTTCCACCTCAGTATGCTGCTTTTGTTAATGGTGTTGCG GTGCACTCTATGGATTTTGATGACACCTGGCATCCAGCCACTCACCCGTCAGGCGCAGTGTTGCCAGCTCTCCTGGCACTGGCTGAAACACTGCCTGTTAAACCCTCTGGCCTGGAGCTACTGCTGGCTTTCAATGTGGGCATAGAGATTCAGGGGAGACTGCTGAGGTTTTCCAAAGAGGCACACAACATTCCCAAAAG atttCACCCTCCTGCAGTTGTTGGTGTGATGGGCAGCGCAGCAGCGACAGCTAAACTCCTGCGTCTGCCGGCAGCTCAGAGTATCGCAGCTTTAGCAATCGCCTGCTCATCTGCAGGAGCCCCCATGGCCAACGCTGCCACCCAAACCAAACCCCTCCACATGGGCAATGCTGCCCGGGGCGGTTTAGAGGCATCTCAGCTCGCTCTTTTCGGCCTCGTGGGCAACACACACATTCTGGATCTTCCATCTGGCTTCGGGTCCTTCTATCCAGATTACGTCCCTCACCCGCTAGCCGAGGTCACCCCTAATTCTCACTACAGATGGGTGCTAGAAGAGCAGGACATCGCGCAAAAACGCTTCCCCGCTCACCTCGGCATGCACTGGGTAGCAGATGCAGCAATAGAAGCGAGGGCCAAATTTTTAGACAAACACCCCAATGCAGACCTCAGTCAAATCAAGAAGATCACTCTCAGAGTTCCCTCGTCCAGATATGTGGACTGTCCACTTCCGGTCACCGAACACCAGGCCAGACACTCTTTCCAGTTCAACTGTTGCACTGCGTTGCTGGACGGCGAAGTCAACGTTCAGTCCTTCAGCAGAGCTCAGATGAACAGAAGCGTCCTGAAAGAGCTGCTGCTGAAAGTAGAGCTGGAGAACCCGCAGGACAATCACTCCAGCTTTCAAAAGATGTATTGTGAAATCACTGTGTTGTCGACGCAAGGGGAAATGTTTACTGCACGCTGCGACACTTTTTACGGTCACTGGAGGAAACCGCTGAGTCAGGAGGACCTGCTGAAGAAGTTCAGGCTCAACGCTTCGTCCGTGCTGCCCAATGAGGTGCTGGAGGAAATCATTTATGCTGTAGATCATCTGGACACTAATCAAGACTGCTCCAAACTCTGGTCATACATGCACTTTAATAAGCACATGGTGCAGAGAGATGAGCGCCGCTGCTTTGCGTTGGCTTGA
- the kctd12.1 gene encoding BTB/POZ domain-containing protein KCTD12.1 gives MALADPECGISNGADSASPFSVIIELNVGGQVYVTRHTTLIAVPDSLLWNMFSKKTPAELARDSKGRFFLDRDGFLFRYILDYLRDLNLVLPDYFPEKSRLQREAEFFQLRDLSKLLSPKMSKDNSITDEICQSDSEEPSASATPVVGPETSRTLSVASSAHSPSLESRKSGYITVGYRGSYTMGRDIQTDAKFRRVARITVCGKTSLAKEVFGDTLNESRDPDRPPERYTSRYYLKYNFLEQAFDKLSEFGFQMVACSSTGTCAYSSSDPNEDKVWTSYTEYVFCRE, from the coding sequence ATGGCTTTGGCAGACCCCGAGTGTGGAATATCAAACGGCGCTGATTCCGCGTCTCCGTTTTCCGTCATTATCGAACTTAACGTGGGAGGACAGGTGTATGTAACGCGGCACACCACTTTAATAGCCGTACCGGACTCTCTGCTGTGGAACATGTTCAGTAAGAAAACACCGGCTGAGCTGGCGCGGGACAGCAAAGGTCGTTTTTTTCTGGACCGGGACGGCTTTCTTTTCCGCTACATTTTAGACTACCTACGGGATCTAAACCTGGTTCTGCCGGACTATTTTCCAGAGAAAAGTAGATTACAGAGAGAGGCTGAGTTCTTTCAGCTGCGGGACCTTAGCAAGCTCTTGAGTCCCAAAATGAGTAAAGACAACTCCATCACTGACGAGATCTGCCAGAGTGACTCGGAGGAGCCGAGCGCGAGCGCGACTCCGGTGGTCGGACCCGAGACTTCTCGCACTCTGTCCGTCGCCAGCAGCGCACATTCTCCCTCCCTGGAGTCCAGAAAGTCTGGGTACATCACGGTTGGTTACCGAGGCTCGTACACAATGGGaagagacatacagacagacgcCAAATTCAGGCGGGTCGCGCGGATCACGGTTTGCGGGAAGACTTCTTTGGCAAAGGAGGTGTTTGGAGACACATTGAACGAAAGCAGAGACCCGGACCGGCCCCCAGAGAGGTACACCTCGCGCTATTATCTGAAATATAATTTCCTCGAACAGGCGTTTGACAAACTGTCAGAGTTTGGCTTCCAGATGGTCGCGTGCAGCTCCACGGGCACGTGCGCGTACTCCAGCAGCGACCCAAACGAGGACAAAGTCTGGACAAGCTACACAGAGTATGTTTTCTGTCGAGAATGA